A genomic stretch from Leptotrichia sp. HSP-536 includes:
- the rpsT gene encoding 30S ribosomal protein S20 — protein MAHSKSSKKRVFIGERNAARNKAIRSRTKTFVKKVLAAVEAKNVDEAKSALSAAYKELDKAVTKGVLKKNTASRKKSRLTLKVNALAN, from the coding sequence ATGGCACACTCAAAATCATCTAAAAAAAGAGTTTTTATTGGTGAAAGAAATGCAGCTAGAAATAAAGCTATTAGAAGCAGAACTAAAACTTTCGTAAAAAAAGTGCTTGCCGCTGTTGAAGCTAAAAATGTCGACGAAGCTAAATCAGCATTAAGTGCAGCATATAAAGAATTAGATAAAGCTGTAACAAAAGGTGTTCTTAAGAAAAACACTGCATCAAGAAAAAAATCTAGATTAACATTAAAAGTTAATGCATTGGCAAATTAA
- the gpmI gene encoding 2,3-bisphosphoglycerate-independent phosphoglycerate mutase translates to MKKRPVVLIILDGWGMNHHENQVDGVKLAHPINFNNYLKEYPHTELRADGEFVGLPEGQFGNSEVGHTNIGAGRVVYQMLPKISKAIKEGTILENKVLSNIMETTKANGKALHITGLTSDGGVHCHIEHLIGLVDMAKKKGLTEVYVHAIMDGRDTAPESGVEYLAQLQKALDELGVGKIATVVGRYYAMDRDNNWDRVELAYDALTSGEGNLAATADEAIRNSYADGVTDEFVKPVKVGAKDNGLIKDGDGVIFANFRPDRARQLTRTFVDPEFKGFTRKVYPKVNFVTMAQYDATFSSPVAYPPETIVNGFGEIVSKAGLIQVRTAETEKYAHVTFFFNGGKEEPYPGEIRLLSDSPKVATYDLQPEMSAYKVKERLLEELNTGKVDTVVLNFANPDMVGHTGNVDAVIQACQAVDNCTGQIVRKVLELDGAVLITADHGNADLLVNPETGEPHTAHTVNPVPFIFITNDMKDAKLRTDGKLADITPTMLDLLGLEKPAEMDGSTLIIK, encoded by the coding sequence ATGAAGAAAAGACCAGTAGTTTTAATAATTTTGGATGGATGGGGAATGAACCATCATGAAAATCAGGTTGATGGAGTGAAATTGGCTCATCCGATTAATTTTAACAATTATCTTAAAGAGTACCCTCATACTGAATTGAGAGCGGATGGAGAATTTGTAGGATTGCCTGAAGGACAGTTTGGGAATTCGGAAGTTGGACATACAAATATTGGGGCTGGAAGAGTAGTTTACCAAATGCTGCCAAAAATTTCAAAAGCTATTAAAGAAGGTACAATTTTAGAAAATAAAGTGTTATCAAATATTATGGAAACTACAAAAGCGAATGGAAAAGCTTTACATATTACAGGATTAACTTCTGATGGTGGAGTTCACTGCCACATTGAACATTTAATTGGATTAGTTGATATGGCTAAGAAAAAAGGATTGACAGAAGTTTATGTTCATGCGATTATGGATGGAAGGGATACGGCTCCTGAAAGTGGAGTAGAATACTTGGCACAATTACAAAAAGCATTGGATGAACTTGGTGTAGGAAAAATCGCTACAGTTGTTGGAAGATATTATGCAATGGATAGAGATAACAACTGGGACAGAGTGGAACTTGCCTACGATGCCTTAACTTCTGGAGAAGGAAACTTGGCGGCTACAGCTGATGAAGCAATTAGAAACTCTTATGCAGATGGAGTTACAGACGAATTTGTAAAACCTGTAAAAGTTGGTGCAAAAGACAATGGATTAATTAAAGATGGAGACGGCGTGATTTTTGCGAACTTTAGACCTGATAGAGCTAGACAATTAACTAGAACATTTGTTGATCCTGAATTTAAAGGATTTACAAGAAAAGTTTATCCTAAAGTGAACTTTGTGACAATGGCTCAATATGACGCTACATTCAGCTCACCTGTGGCATATCCGCCTGAAACAATCGTAAACGGATTTGGGGAAATTGTATCAAAAGCTGGATTAATTCAAGTAAGAACTGCAGAAACTGAAAAATATGCACACGTTACATTCTTCTTCAATGGTGGAAAAGAAGAACCATATCCAGGAGAAATCAGATTGCTTTCTGATTCACCAAAAGTTGCAACTTATGATTTACAGCCTGAAATGAGTGCTTATAAAGTTAAAGAAAGATTACTTGAAGAATTAAATACTGGAAAAGTTGATACAGTTGTATTGAACTTTGCAAATCCTGACATGGTTGGGCATACTGGAAATGTTGACGCTGTTATTCAGGCTTGTCAAGCGGTAGATAACTGTACTGGGCAAATTGTAAGAAAAGTATTGGAACTGGACGGTGCAGTATTAATTACTGCGGATCATGGAAATGCTGACTTGTTGGTAAATCCTGAAACTGGAGAACCTCATACAGCCCACACTGTAAACCCTGTTCCATTCATTTTCATCACAAACGACATGAAAGATGCAAAATTGAGAACAGATGGAAAACTGGCTGATATTACTCCAACAATGCTAGATTTACTAGGATTGGAAAAACCAGCTGAAATGGATGGAAGCACATTAATTATTAAATAA
- the cobU gene encoding bifunctional adenosylcobinamide kinase/adenosylcobinamide-phosphate guanylyltransferase, which translates to MALIFVTGGAKSGKSKFAEELILSLNDGKQENVYLATSLVFDEEMKEKVRLHKEKRRKNDWGTVETYKNFENNLNKYFPKTKEGIKNNMLVDCLTNMITNIIFEEKDVDWDNFYKKSYVKIVEKLDKNVENTVNELLNITSQFENTIIVSNELGLGLVPSYPLGRYFREIAGKMNQVVAERANEVYFVVSGIPMKIK; encoded by the coding sequence ATGGCATTAATTTTTGTTACTGGCGGAGCGAAAAGTGGGAAAAGCAAGTTTGCCGAAGAGTTAATTTTAAGTTTGAATGATGGGAAGCAGGAGAATGTGTATTTGGCAACATCGCTTGTGTTTGATGAGGAAATGAAGGAAAAGGTGAGGTTGCATAAGGAAAAAAGAAGGAAAAACGATTGGGGAACTGTGGAAACTTATAAAAATTTTGAAAATAATTTAAATAAATATTTTCCTAAAACAAAAGAAGGCATTAAGAATAATATGCTTGTGGACTGTTTAACAAATATGATAACTAATATAATTTTTGAGGAAAAGGATGTTGACTGGGATAATTTTTACAAAAAATCTTATGTAAAAATTGTGGAAAAGTTGGACAAAAATGTGGAAAACACAGTAAATGAACTGCTGAATATAACGAGTCAATTTGAAAATACGATAATTGTGTCAAATGAGCTGGGATTGGGGCTTGTGCCAAGTTATCCGTTGGGACGTTATTTTCGTGAAATTGCAGGAAAGATGAATCAGGTTGTGGCAGAAAGGGCTAATGAAGTTTATTTTGTAGTATCTGGTATTCCAATGAAAATTAAATAA
- a CDS encoding TetR/AcrR family transcriptional regulator, whose amino-acid sequence MEKSKKSYHHGNLREELIEKGIELINEVGEEKLSLRKVAKMCGVSNAAPYTYFKKKSDLLYAMSDYIWGILAAELDKTSKRYENQENLLVKLGKTYVMFFCENHRYYYFMISRKNMKIDLFSKFSKIENNNEKAFSILKFEATKILEKMGVSNQAIQDKIVAMWALVQGLTTIMITNDIKYSESWEEKIEEIIKSVCIAK is encoded by the coding sequence ATGGAAAAATCTAAAAAAAGTTACCATCATGGAAATTTACGGGAAGAATTGATTGAAAAAGGGATAGAGCTGATAAATGAAGTGGGAGAAGAAAAATTATCTTTAAGAAAAGTGGCTAAAATGTGTGGAGTAAGCAATGCAGCACCGTATACATATTTTAAGAAAAAAAGTGATTTACTTTACGCAATGAGCGATTATATATGGGGAATATTGGCAGCCGAACTGGATAAAACAAGCAAAAGATATGAAAATCAAGAGAATTTATTGGTAAAATTAGGAAAAACATACGTTATGTTTTTTTGTGAAAATCACAGATATTATTATTTTATGATTTCAAGAAAAAATATGAAAATAGATTTATTCTCAAAGTTTTCAAAAATAGAAAATAATAATGAAAAAGCCTTTAGTATATTAAAATTTGAGGCAACGAAAATACTTGAAAAAATGGGAGTATCAAATCAGGCTATACAAGATAAAATTGTAGCAATGTGGGCGTTGGTACAAGGATTGACAACAATAATGATTACAAATGATATAAAATATTCTGAAAGCTGGGAAGAAAAAATAGAGGAAATAATAAAATCAGTTTGTATAGCAAAGTAA